One segment of Candidatus Pelagibacter ubique HTCC1062 DNA contains the following:
- the fmt gene encoding methionyl-tRNA formyltransferase, translating to MTKKIVFMGTPFFAVPILKSLYEKNYIIPAVYTQPPKKSQRGQKINKSPIQIVAEDYNIDCRTPDTLKTNKEEYEYLKQLDLDLVIVVAYGQIIPKEYLNLAKKGFINIHASLLPKWRGAAPIQRSIMNLEKETGISIMKIGEKLDTGPVGNIYRIKIKDSDNAETISTKLSILASEKIIENVENIFEDKLTFKEQDDTSATYASKIEKSEGEIKWNDNAESIIGKINGLYPSPGAFFIFKDERYKILKAELGNKSGEIGEVMSNDLEISCGNQKSIKIIEIQRQGKKPQNINEFVLGSQIIKGSRITNV from the coding sequence TCATGGGTACACCATTTTTTGCTGTACCAATTTTAAAATCTTTATATGAAAAAAATTATATAATACCTGCTGTATATACACAGCCACCAAAAAAATCTCAAAGAGGTCAAAAAATAAATAAGTCGCCAATACAAATTGTAGCAGAAGATTATAATATAGATTGTAGAACACCAGACACATTAAAAACAAATAAAGAAGAATATGAATATTTAAAACAACTAGATTTAGATTTAGTAATTGTTGTGGCCTATGGTCAAATAATACCCAAAGAATATTTAAATCTTGCCAAAAAAGGTTTTATAAATATTCACGCCTCCCTTTTGCCAAAGTGGAGAGGTGCTGCACCCATTCAAAGGTCTATTATGAATTTAGAGAAAGAAACAGGAATTAGTATTATGAAAATAGGAGAAAAACTTGATACTGGTCCAGTTGGCAATATTTATAGAATAAAAATTAAAGATAGTGATAATGCAGAAACAATATCAACTAAACTTTCAATTTTAGCTTCAGAAAAAATCATAGAAAATGTAGAAAATATATTTGAAGATAAATTAACATTTAAAGAACAAGATGATACAAGCGCAACCTATGCTTCTAAAATTGAAAAATCAGAGGGTGAAATTAAGTGGAATGATAATGCAGAAAGTATTATTGGAAAAATAAACGGATTATACCCAAGCCCTGGGGCCTTTTTTATTTTTAAAGATGAAAGATACAAAATTTTAAAAGCAGAATTAGGAAATAAAAGTGGTGAGATAGGCGAAGTAATGTCCAATGATTTAGAAATTAGCTGCGGTAACCAAAAATCTATCAAAATTATTGAAATTCAAAGACAAGGAAAAA